The following coding sequences are from one Haloarcula taiwanensis window:
- a CDS encoding glycine cleavage system protein T — MSTETPPSRADTVVIGAGAVGCSVAYHLTELGAEDVVVIDQGPLPVTGGSSVHAPGIMFQTSPSKIQTKTAHYTSRLLSDAGVYDEVGGIEVARSEERMDFLRRRVEWATSYGLPEPQLLSSEEVTEHLPMVDEDEILGGYYSPTDGRVDGIGALQWYMENSSASFYGNTEVTDLDVSGGEINAVETDQGRIDCERAVIATNNWGYQTGQLAGLDLPIAPVEHQYVVTEPMDELADAETSVGDNTTGLDVPGDRSIAEYMSEGPHRPVGRDQDHSLYFRTHGDALGMGSYNHEPLSVDPEAMGKNSEEHQASVRGFTKEHWETPTHRGRDKSAKQAFDELLPATQDVEYEATENGIFVFTPDGMPAVGETAQVDGLWTGLAIWWTHSGGYGRILAEWMENGVPRLPSGPVDTGGIHVRRFEPHAGEKDYFVDRGAKRYEQVYSIVEPRWQPDDHRGLRTSPFYHQQKELGAEFYQSGGWETPQWYESNADLVERYEDRIPDQDGWQGINRSKIEAAEHLHTRDKVSMFDMTTFSSIMVEGEGSQAFLQRVCSNDMDLDVGQVRYSLLLNEGGGILADITVVKLDDEAFMVTTGGGNSPGIHGGHLEDEAPATVSVHVEEGAKSTIGLWGPNARLLLQRCTDADVTNDGFPYFRAKQMYVGDVPVIALRVSYVGELGWELWAPTEYGQRLWETLQDAGEDLGVRPMGGGALSSMRLEKGYRLWGTDIDTDSNPFEAGLPFAVDMDTEFIGKAALETAREAGIDSKITPVTLDDSTDIMLSGRPVLKDGETLGYVQAGNYGYSIDESIAYTYVPTEHAEAGTSVQIQCEGETYDATVRDEPLFDPTRERIIR, encoded by the coding sequence ATGAGCACAGAGACTCCCCCGTCTCGGGCGGATACTGTTGTTATCGGTGCCGGGGCCGTCGGGTGTAGCGTCGCGTATCACCTGACGGAACTCGGCGCGGAGGACGTTGTCGTCATCGACCAGGGACCGCTCCCGGTCACCGGTGGGTCATCAGTCCACGCGCCCGGCATCATGTTCCAGACGTCGCCGTCGAAAATACAGACGAAGACGGCGCACTACACCAGCCGACTGCTCTCCGATGCTGGCGTCTACGACGAGGTCGGTGGCATCGAAGTGGCCCGGAGCGAGGAGCGCATGGACTTCCTCCGTCGGCGCGTTGAGTGGGCGACTTCCTATGGGCTGCCGGAACCGCAGTTGCTCTCGTCCGAGGAAGTTACCGAGCACCTTCCGATGGTCGACGAGGACGAAATCCTCGGTGGCTACTACTCGCCGACTGATGGACGCGTCGACGGCATCGGCGCGCTCCAGTGGTATATGGAAAACTCTTCGGCGTCGTTCTACGGGAACACGGAGGTCACGGATCTGGATGTTTCGGGCGGCGAAATCAACGCTGTCGAGACCGATCAGGGGCGAATCGACTGCGAGCGAGCGGTCATCGCGACGAACAACTGGGGCTACCAGACTGGCCAACTGGCCGGGCTGGACCTGCCAATCGCGCCGGTCGAACACCAGTACGTTGTCACCGAACCGATGGACGAACTCGCCGACGCCGAGACCTCGGTCGGCGACAACACGACCGGGCTGGACGTACCGGGTGACCGCTCCATCGCGGAGTACATGAGCGAGGGGCCACACCGGCCGGTCGGCCGCGACCAGGACCACTCGCTGTACTTCCGGACCCACGGCGACGCGCTCGGGATGGGGTCGTACAACCACGAGCCACTCTCAGTCGACCCCGAGGCGATGGGGAAAAACTCCGAGGAACACCAGGCTTCGGTCAGGGGGTTCACGAAGGAACACTGGGAGACGCCGACCCACCGCGGGCGGGACAAATCGGCCAAGCAGGCCTTCGACGAACTGCTCCCGGCGACACAGGACGTGGAATACGAAGCCACCGAGAACGGGATTTTCGTCTTTACACCTGATGGGATGCCCGCCGTTGGCGAGACAGCGCAGGTCGACGGCCTCTGGACCGGACTGGCTATCTGGTGGACCCACTCCGGCGGCTACGGCCGCATCCTCGCCGAGTGGATGGAGAACGGCGTTCCGCGGCTGCCGTCCGGTCCGGTCGACACTGGCGGCATCCACGTCCGGCGGTTCGAACCCCACGCCGGCGAGAAGGACTACTTTGTCGACCGCGGGGCCAAGCGCTACGAGCAGGTGTACAGCATCGTCGAGCCGCGGTGGCAGCCCGACGACCACCGGGGACTTCGGACGAGTCCGTTCTACCACCAGCAAAAAGAACTCGGCGCGGAGTTCTACCAGAGCGGCGGCTGGGAGACGCCACAGTGGTACGAGTCGAACGCCGACTTAGTCGAAAGATACGAGGACCGGATTCCCGACCAGGACGGCTGGCAGGGCATCAACCGCTCGAAAATCGAGGCTGCGGAGCATCTCCACACCCGCGACAAGGTGTCGATGTTCGACATGACGACGTTCAGTTCGATCATGGTCGAAGGCGAGGGGAGCCAGGCGTTCCTCCAGCGGGTCTGTAGCAACGACATGGATCTCGACGTCGGGCAGGTCCGCTACTCGCTGCTGTTGAACGAGGGCGGTGGCATTCTCGCGGACATCACGGTCGTCAAACTCGACGACGAGGCGTTCATGGTGACGACCGGCGGCGGGAACTCCCCCGGCATCCACGGCGGTCACCTGGAAGACGAGGCTCCCGCGACGGTGTCGGTCCACGTCGAGGAGGGCGCGAAGTCGACAATCGGTCTCTGGGGGCCGAACGCCCGACTCCTCCTCCAGCGATGTACCGACGCGGACGTGACCAACGACGGCTTCCCGTACTTCCGGGCCAAGCAAATGTACGTTGGCGACGTGCCGGTCATCGCCCTGCGGGTCTCCTATGTCGGCGAACTCGGCTGGGAGCTGTGGGCGCCGACGGAGTACGGCCAGCGCCTCTGGGAGACGTTACAGGACGCCGGCGAGGACCTCGGCGTTCGGCCGATGGGCGGCGGCGCGCTCAGTTCCATGCGATTAGAGAAAGGCTACCGCCTCTGGGGGACGGACATCGACACGGACTCGAACCCCTTCGAGGCCGGGCTGCCCTTCGCCGTCGACATGGACACCGAGTTCATCGGCAAGGCAGCTCTGGAAACCGCACGCGAGGCGGGTATCGACAGCAAAATTACCCCGGTCACGCTCGACGACTCGACAGATATCATGCTGAGCGGTCGACCAGTCCTGAAAGACGGTGAGACACTCGGCTACGTGCAGGCCGGGAACTACGGCTACAGTATCGACGAGTCGATCGCCTACACGTACGTCCCGACCGAACACGCCGAAGCCGGAACGTCGGTTCAGATACAGTGCGAGGGCGAGACATACGACGCGACGGTGCGTGACGAGCCGCTGTTCGATCCGACCCGCGAGCGAATCATCAGATAG
- a CDS encoding threonine ammonia-lyase encodes MTQTESDTLPVTYADIERARERLDDDTVVKKTPVERSTSLGGFVDAEVHLKMEHLQWTGSFKTRGAYNKISQDVADGVESFVAASAGNHAQGVALAATKCGAEATIFMPENAPQAKIDATRGYGASVELVGNDFQETMSHAKAVVEEADAEFVHAYDDLDIIAGQGTLGTEMYHDCPDVDTVVVPIGGGGLISGVSTAIKHLSPETRVVGVQATGAETVHESLDKGIPVVLDEVDTIADGIATGGISETTLGIIEANVDEVVTVSDTDIAQAILLLMERAKQVVEGAGAASVAAVLSDGLDVSGETVMPLLCGGNLDMTQMREVLIHALTERQQLLQLRVRINDQPGVMEEISGVIARQGANIHDVRHERSVENLEIGEAYLVFNVETSGAEHAQTIITAIRDAGYPVDNVARKAQNDAL; translated from the coding sequence ATGACACAAACAGAATCGGACACGCTGCCCGTCACGTACGCAGACATCGAACGAGCCCGCGAACGACTGGATGACGACACAGTCGTAAAAAAGACGCCGGTCGAGCGGAGTACGTCTCTCGGCGGGTTCGTCGACGCTGAGGTACACCTGAAGATGGAGCATCTCCAGTGGACTGGGTCGTTTAAAACCAGAGGCGCGTACAACAAAATCTCACAGGATGTCGCCGACGGCGTAGAGTCATTCGTCGCCGCCAGCGCTGGCAACCACGCTCAGGGCGTCGCCCTCGCCGCGACGAAATGCGGGGCGGAGGCGACGATTTTCATGCCGGAGAACGCACCACAGGCGAAGATTGACGCCACCAGAGGCTACGGCGCGAGCGTCGAACTGGTCGGCAACGACTTTCAGGAGACGATGTCTCATGCCAAGGCCGTCGTCGAGGAAGCCGACGCCGAGTTCGTCCACGCCTACGACGACCTGGACATCATCGCCGGACAGGGGACCCTCGGCACGGAGATGTACCACGACTGCCCCGACGTCGACACGGTTGTCGTTCCAATCGGTGGCGGTGGTCTCATCAGCGGTGTCTCGACTGCTATCAAACACCTCTCGCCCGAGACGCGTGTCGTCGGCGTTCAGGCGACCGGTGCGGAGACGGTCCACGAGAGCCTCGACAAGGGGATACCGGTCGTGCTTGACGAAGTCGACACTATCGCCGACGGTATCGCCACCGGCGGTATCTCGGAGACGACGCTCGGCATAATCGAGGCGAACGTAGACGAGGTCGTGACAGTTTCGGACACCGATATCGCACAGGCGATTCTCCTGCTGATGGAACGGGCCAAACAGGTCGTCGAAGGCGCCGGGGCCGCCTCGGTGGCCGCTGTGCTGAGCGACGGCCTCGACGTGTCCGGGGAGACGGTGATGCCGCTACTCTGTGGCGGGAACCTCGACATGACACAGATGCGTGAGGTTCTCATCCACGCGCTCACAGAGCGCCAACAGCTCCTGCAGCTCCGGGTCCGCATCAACGATCAGCCGGGCGTGATGGAGGAAATATCGGGTGTCATCGCCAGACAGGGGGCCAATATCCACGATGTCCGGCACGAACGGTCCGTCGAGAATCTCGAAATCGGGGAGGCCTACCTCGTGTTCAACGTCGAGACAAGCGGTGCAGAGCACGCACAGACGATCATCACCGCGATTCGTGACGCGGGCTATCCCGTCGACAACGTGGCACGCAAGGCCCAGAACGACGCACTGTAA
- a CDS encoding universal stress protein UspA, with protein sequence MYDHILVPYDGSDEARRGAEHGIELAAALDSTVHALYVIDLPGTPRALALRDDEEEMREEYRNYGEEVLASLGTVAEEHGVDYETHFKTGAPSEEIVEFAEDEGMDAIVLGSAFRGKLGNLLGGTTDKVVRTSSVPVISQRMSVNDI encoded by the coding sequence ATGTACGACCACATACTCGTCCCGTACGACGGCAGCGACGAGGCCAGGAGAGGGGCAGAACACGGCATCGAACTCGCTGCTGCGCTCGACTCGACAGTGCATGCATTGTATGTCATCGACCTCCCGGGGACACCGCGCGCGCTCGCACTCAGGGATGACGAGGAGGAGATGCGCGAGGAGTATCGCAACTACGGCGAGGAGGTGCTGGCGAGTCTCGGGACTGTTGCTGAAGAACACGGCGTCGACTACGAGACACATTTCAAAACCGGGGCGCCAAGCGAAGAAATCGTGGAGTTCGCCGAAGACGAAGGAATGGACGCAATCGTTCTGGGGTCAGCGTTCCGCGGGAAACTCGGGAACCTCCTCGGCGGGACGACGGACAAGGTGGTCAGAACGTCGAGCGTGCCAGTCATCAGCCAGCGGATGAGCGTTAACGATATCTGA
- a CDS encoding glycine/betaine ABC transporter, with amino-acid sequence MADSDEQAGEMSDGLQVELFHPESDREPGDTNIQAAGFDIHPVVFPVALAIIALFIAVTILLGDTAASAYTWLFNTIGDTFGWFYLLAVNVFIVTLLYFAFSKYGKIKIGGVEAEKEFSDFSWMAMLFSAGMGIGLMFFSVSEPLYYFQNPPSFFGAEAGTGAAASAAMAQTFFHWGFHPWAVYGLVGLGLAFFSFNRGLPLTFRSIFWPLLGERIYGWPGHVIDLVTVFATLFGLSTSLGLGVAQVNTGLSYVGGDMLGAVSVPTGTWPQVALIAGITLIATLSVAAGLDGGVKRLSTLNLYLMFALLGFLAIVGPTVYIFGTWVEGLGAYFGNILALGFFTGTLNEAANGTPTAWTVFYWGWWIAWSPFVGMFIARISKGRSVREFVLGVLFLPSLFSTLWLSVFGGSAMFNSLVGNGQAIATYNEVGQTVAMFALLEQFPLGVVSGLLATLLVITFFVTSSDSGSLVIDHLTSGGKHDVPRTQRIFWAVTEGLVASILLIGGGLTALQTAAITTGLPFALILCLMCYTVYLGLDNEYQILESEEFAETIQDLSEREDMDIVTAGDEMVTDISERSDDAATGTD; translated from the coding sequence ATGGCAGATAGTGACGAACAAGCCGGCGAAATGTCGGACGGGCTCCAGGTAGAGCTGTTCCATCCGGAGTCCGACCGCGAGCCCGGTGATACGAACATTCAGGCGGCTGGCTTCGACATCCATCCAGTTGTCTTCCCGGTGGCACTGGCGATAATTGCGCTGTTCATCGCAGTGACGATACTGCTCGGCGACACAGCAGCCTCCGCGTACACGTGGCTGTTCAATACCATCGGGGACACCTTCGGCTGGTTCTACCTGCTGGCGGTGAACGTGTTCATCGTCACATTGCTGTACTTCGCGTTCAGCAAGTACGGTAAAATAAAGATCGGCGGCGTCGAGGCCGAGAAGGAGTTCAGCGACTTCTCCTGGATGGCGATGCTATTCAGCGCCGGCATGGGCATCGGCCTCATGTTCTTCAGCGTCTCGGAACCGCTGTACTACTTCCAGAACCCGCCGAGTTTCTTCGGAGCCGAAGCCGGAACCGGTGCGGCAGCGTCCGCCGCGATGGCACAGACGTTCTTCCACTGGGGCTTTCACCCGTGGGCGGTGTACGGGCTGGTTGGACTGGGCCTCGCGTTTTTCTCGTTCAACCGCGGGCTCCCGCTTACCTTCCGGTCGATATTCTGGCCCCTCCTTGGTGAGCGAATCTACGGCTGGCCGGGCCATGTCATCGACCTCGTGACGGTGTTCGCGACGCTGTTCGGGCTGTCGACCTCGCTGGGACTCGGTGTTGCCCAGGTCAATACGGGACTGTCCTACGTTGGCGGGGACATGCTCGGTGCGGTGAGTGTCCCGACAGGGACTTGGCCGCAGGTCGCGCTCATCGCCGGTATCACGCTCATCGCGACGCTCTCAGTTGCGGCAGGGCTCGACGGTGGGGTCAAACGCCTGAGCACGCTCAACCTCTACCTGATGTTCGCGCTTCTCGGGTTCCTCGCTATCGTGGGTCCCACGGTGTACATTTTCGGGACGTGGGTCGAGGGACTCGGCGCGTACTTCGGGAACATCCTTGCGCTCGGGTTCTTCACCGGGACGCTCAACGAAGCCGCGAACGGCACCCCCACCGCCTGGACCGTGTTCTACTGGGGCTGGTGGATCGCGTGGTCGCCGTTCGTCGGAATGTTCATCGCGCGCATTTCGAAGGGTCGGTCCGTTCGGGAGTTTGTCCTGGGCGTGCTGTTCCTTCCGTCGCTGTTCTCGACGCTCTGGCTGTCGGTGTTCGGCGGCAGCGCGATGTTCAATTCGCTCGTAGGAAACGGGCAGGCGATAGCGACCTACAACGAGGTCGGCCAGACCGTCGCGATGTTCGCCCTGCTGGAGCAGTTCCCGCTCGGTGTCGTCAGCGGACTGCTCGCGACCCTGCTGGTCATCACGTTCTTCGTCACGTCGTCGGACTCCGGGTCACTGGTCATTGACCACCTGACCTCGGGCGGTAAGCACGATGTTCCACGAACGCAACGGATCTTCTGGGCCGTCACCGAGGGACTTGTCGCATCTATCCTGCTCATCGGTGGCGGACTGACGGCGCTCCAGACGGCCGCAATCACGACGGGACTCCCGTTCGCGCTCATCCTGTGTCTGATGTGTTACACGGTGTATCTGGGGCTCGACAACGAGTACCAGATACTCGAGTCCGAGGAGTTTGCGGAAACCATCCAGGACCTCTCCGAACGGGAAGACATGGACATCGTGACCGCTGGCGACGAGATGGTGACGGATATCTCCGAACGGAGCGACGACGCTGCGACAGGGACCGACTGA
- a CDS encoding dihydropteroate synthase codes for MEYHESADYLQSLQRRRPKLGTDTTARMLSHLGDPDDSFDSVQIAGSNGKGSTARMTESVLRAAGLDVGLFTSPGLNGFREQITVNGGRVPKERVTEFVEQIEPCIDQLAAEEDKPTHFEVLTALALYHFDVEDVDVAVLEVGIGGRYDATSAVAPVASAVTSISLEHTDLLGDTVEEIARDKAQVAPRDAPLVTGTTGAALDAIQEITDTITVGDDEADVTAVENGMRSAVENRISLTGPDWALESNLKLLGQHQAENAGVAATLARQLIGVDTETVSEGLRAATLPGRFEIRSTDPMVVLDGSHNPGAMETLTALIERYEYDDLHVVFAAMSDKEYERMIGALPAVETAFTARPEVNRAASTKSLAAAFEGQATRVQQAESVPEATERAIATADADDFVLVAGSLYAVAEARDRWSRLVVPKENLQQASTGEADGVKSEPEIRQRVLSVTLRRDQAGVVTQAFEDCGGTCTRSTVGMPEKLVDTTLSGTPRQFRQLTDRLASAGLGLGRLATQLEDALADRSFPPPFDTDAAAVMGILNVTPDSFYDGGEYNRRDLAISHAEQMIESGADIVDIGGESTRPGAEPVTVETEIDRVVPVIEAVSSLDATVSVDTRKAAVADAALDAGADIVNDVSGLSDPEMRFVVADHDASVVLMHSLSAPVDPGRTVTYDDVVDDVLRELTEQVLLAEQAGIDREQVIVDPGCGFGKNAAESFELVDRLHEFHALGCPVLVGHSRKSMFADMSDAGADRLPPTLATTALAAERGADAVRVHDVSENNAVLKTVSATAARPSQLRQQ; via the coding sequence ATGGAGTACCACGAGTCGGCGGACTACTTGCAGTCGTTACAGCGTCGTCGGCCCAAGTTGGGAACCGATACGACGGCGCGGATGCTTTCACATCTCGGTGACCCGGACGACAGTTTCGATAGCGTGCAGATTGCCGGGTCGAACGGAAAGGGAAGCACCGCCCGGATGACCGAAAGCGTGCTCAGGGCCGCCGGGCTAGATGTCGGTCTGTTCACCTCGCCAGGATTGAACGGCTTCCGGGAGCAGATTACGGTCAACGGCGGTCGGGTACCGAAAGAACGGGTAACGGAGTTCGTCGAGCAGATCGAGCCCTGTATCGACCAACTGGCTGCCGAGGAGGACAAGCCGACGCATTTCGAGGTACTCACCGCGCTAGCGCTGTATCACTTCGATGTCGAGGATGTCGATGTGGCGGTGCTGGAAGTCGGCATCGGTGGCCGATACGATGCTACGAGCGCGGTCGCTCCCGTCGCAAGCGCCGTCACCAGCATCAGTTTAGAACACACCGACCTGCTCGGCGACACAGTCGAAGAAATCGCCCGTGACAAAGCGCAGGTCGCGCCGCGGGACGCCCCGCTCGTGACAGGAACGACCGGGGCCGCACTCGATGCGATTCAGGAGATTACCGATACCATCACCGTCGGCGACGACGAGGCCGATGTCACCGCTGTCGAGAACGGCATGCGCTCGGCCGTCGAGAACCGCATCTCACTCACTGGGCCGGACTGGGCTCTCGAATCGAACCTCAAGCTACTCGGACAGCATCAAGCAGAGAACGCCGGTGTCGCAGCGACGCTGGCCCGACAACTCATCGGCGTAGACACCGAAACCGTCTCCGAAGGACTGCGGGCTGCAACCTTACCGGGCCGGTTCGAAATCCGGTCGACCGACCCGATGGTGGTCCTCGATGGGTCCCACAACCCCGGTGCGATGGAGACGCTGACGGCACTCATCGAGCGATACGAGTACGACGACCTCCATGTGGTCTTCGCCGCGATGAGCGACAAGGAGTACGAGCGGATGATTGGGGCGCTGCCGGCAGTCGAGACGGCCTTTACCGCGCGACCGGAAGTCAACCGAGCCGCGAGCACCAAATCACTCGCTGCGGCGTTTGAGGGGCAAGCAACTCGGGTACAGCAGGCCGAGTCCGTTCCAGAAGCCACCGAACGAGCGATAGCTACGGCCGACGCGGACGATTTCGTCCTCGTGGCCGGCTCACTATATGCAGTTGCCGAAGCACGGGACCGCTGGAGCCGGCTCGTTGTTCCAAAGGAGAACCTCCAGCAAGCATCTACGGGAGAAGCTGATGGAGTCAAAAGTGAGCCAGAGATCCGCCAGCGGGTACTTTCGGTCACGTTGCGGCGCGACCAGGCAGGCGTCGTCACGCAGGCGTTCGAGGACTGCGGTGGCACCTGCACCCGTTCGACTGTCGGGATGCCGGAGAAGCTCGTCGACACGACCCTGTCGGGGACGCCGCGACAGTTCCGACAGCTCACTGACCGACTGGCCTCGGCAGGACTGGGGCTTGGCCGACTGGCCACGCAACTCGAAGACGCGCTAGCTGACAGATCGTTCCCGCCGCCGTTCGACACTGATGCAGCAGCCGTGATGGGGATTCTCAACGTCACGCCGGACAGTTTCTACGACGGTGGCGAGTACAATCGTCGCGACCTCGCTATCAGTCATGCGGAACAGATGATCGAATCTGGGGCGGATATCGTCGACATCGGCGGCGAGAGTACGCGCCCCGGGGCGGAGCCGGTGACCGTCGAAACAGAGATCGACCGCGTAGTACCGGTTATCGAGGCCGTTTCGTCGCTCGATGCGACTGTCTCTGTAGATACCCGGAAAGCTGCCGTCGCTGACGCGGCGCTGGATGCCGGGGCCGACATCGTCAACGACGTGTCGGGACTGTCGGACCCCGAGATGCGGTTCGTGGTAGCTGACCACGACGCGTCCGTTGTCCTGATGCACAGTCTGTCCGCGCCAGTGGATCCGGGTCGAACTGTCACATACGACGATGTCGTCGATGACGTGCTTCGAGAGCTCACAGAACAGGTACTGCTCGCCGAGCAGGCCGGTATTGACCGCGAGCAGGTTATCGTCGACCCCGGCTGTGGGTTCGGAAAGAACGCCGCCGAATCGTTCGAACTCGTCGACCGGCTCCACGAGTTCCACGCGCTCGGCTGTCCGGTGCTGGTCGGGCACTCTCGGAAGTCGATGTTTGCCGATATGAGCGACGCAGGAGCGGACAGGCTGCCGCCGACGCTGGCAACAACGGCACTTGCCGCCGAGCGTGGGGCTGACGCCGTCAGAGTTCACGATGTCTCCGAGAACAACGCCGTCCTCAAGACGGTTTCAGCGACGGCGGCTCGACCGTCCCAGCTTCGACAACAGTGA
- a CDS encoding formate--tetrahydrofolate ligase has protein sequence MSSQDEQSSTEESQEPIPTDYDIAQSTDMEPIWELVEPWGLGLDDLQYFGEYTAKVKQHAIERLREQAENKEQNLVLVTGMTPTPKGEGKTVTTVGLGQTLNHVGEEAMIAIREPSLGPVFGVKGGAAGGGRSQVLPMEDINLHFTGDLHALTSAHNLIAAMLDAKISQGDDLDIDINNVAWPRAIDMNDRALRETVVGLGGKTGGTPREDSFILTAASELMAVLCLASDIGDLKERVSRIIVAYDEAGDPVTVDDIEATGPATMLLRDAIKPNVVQTIEGTPALVHGGPFANIAHGTNSLVADKTAFGMGDYLVTEAGFGSDLGAEKFMDVVCRKGDMTPNAVVLVASVRALKYHGLDQWPVDYDEIDAAGVDAVEAGFSNLDKHARNLQKFGVPVVVSVNRFPDDTDAEIQAVLDHCREDLGVRAAESNVFSDGSEGGVDLAENVIEATEESDEDEFRMLYDDEDSIKEKIHTVATEIYGADDVKYTGGALDDIEQMNELGFDDYPVVMSKTFHSLSDDASRKGAPEDWELEISEVYPSAGAGFLVALTADALTMPGLPARPAAADMDIDEDGNISGLF, from the coding sequence ATGTCTTCACAGGACGAGCAATCTTCGACCGAAGAGAGTCAGGAGCCGATTCCCACGGACTACGATATCGCCCAGTCGACCGACATGGAGCCGATCTGGGAGCTGGTCGAGCCGTGGGGACTCGGTCTCGACGACCTCCAGTACTTCGGCGAATACACCGCGAAAGTCAAACAACACGCGATTGAGCGCCTCCGCGAACAGGCCGAGAACAAGGAACAGAATCTCGTTCTGGTAACCGGAATGACGCCGACGCCGAAAGGCGAGGGGAAGACAGTAACGACTGTCGGCCTCGGCCAGACGCTCAATCACGTCGGCGAAGAGGCGATGATCGCCATCCGAGAACCGTCGCTCGGCCCCGTGTTCGGCGTCAAGGGCGGTGCCGCGGGCGGCGGCCGGTCGCAGGTGCTTCCAATGGAGGACATAAACCTCCACTTCACCGGCGACCTCCACGCACTCACTTCCGCGCACAACCTCATCGCTGCGATGCTCGATGCGAAGATATCGCAGGGCGACGACCTCGACATCGACATCAACAACGTCGCGTGGCCGCGGGCCATCGACATGAACGACCGCGCGCTCCGGGAGACGGTCGTCGGCCTCGGCGGCAAGACCGGCGGGACCCCGCGGGAGGACAGTTTCATCCTGACGGCTGCCTCCGAGCTGATGGCGGTCCTCTGTCTGGCAAGCGACATCGGCGACCTCAAAGAGCGGGTCAGCCGCATCATCGTCGCCTACGACGAGGCCGGCGACCCGGTCACCGTCGACGACATCGAGGCGACCGGCCCGGCCACGATGTTGCTCCGTGACGCCATCAAACCCAACGTCGTCCAGACTATTGAGGGGACGCCCGCGCTGGTCCACGGCGGCCCCTTCGCCAACATCGCCCACGGAACCAACTCCCTGGTCGCGGATAAAACCGCTTTCGGCATGGGCGACTACCTCGTCACCGAGGCCGGCTTCGGCTCCGACCTCGGGGCCGAGAAGTTCATGGACGTGGTCTGTCGAAAGGGCGATATGACGCCGAACGCGGTCGTGCTCGTGGCTTCCGTTCGTGCGCTCAAGTACCACGGCCTCGACCAGTGGCCGGTCGACTACGACGAAATCGACGCGGCCGGCGTCGACGCCGTCGAGGCCGGCTTCTCGAACCTCGACAAGCACGCCCGGAACCTCCAGAAGTTCGGCGTCCCGGTCGTCGTCTCGGTCAACCGCTTCCCGGACGACACCGACGCGGAGATTCAGGCCGTGCTGGACCACTGCCGGGAGGACCTCGGGGTCCGTGCCGCCGAGTCAAACGTCTTTTCTGACGGGAGCGAGGGCGGCGTCGACCTCGCGGAGAACGTCATCGAGGCGACCGAGGAGAGCGACGAGGACGAGTTCCGGATGCTGTACGACGACGAGGACTCCATCAAAGAGAAGATACACACCGTCGCGACCGAAATCTACGGTGCTGACGACGTGAAATACACCGGCGGCGCGCTCGACGACATCGAGCAGATGAACGAGCTTGGGTTCGACGACTACCCCGTCGTCATGTCCAAGACGTTCCACTCGCTGAGCGACGACGCCAGCCGGAAGGGCGCGCCGGAGGATTGGGAACTCGAAATCAGCGAGGTGTACCCCTCTGCCGGGGCCGGCTTCCTCGTCGCGCTCACGGCCGACGCGCTCACGATGCCCGGCCTGCCGGCTCGGCCGGCCGCGGCCGACATGGACATCGACGAGGACGGCAACATCTCCGGGCTGTTCTGA
- a CDS encoding formimidoyltetrahydrofolate cyclodeaminase: MIADQSIGEFLDAVASERVTPSGGAVAAVGGAMGAALCEMTCVHTVHGGGSDTVELSAVRDTLADRRARLLALAAEDAAAVDAVKAAFASGDDARVQAALERSTTVPMETAEACLDVVEHTVTVTAAGTPVAVPDAAVGALLAHAALEGSVSTVRANLDGLADEAVVGEMERRAAEAEAAGEAALSAVRASAGE; this comes from the coding sequence ATGATTGCGGACCAGTCCATCGGCGAGTTCCTCGACGCCGTGGCGTCTGAACGGGTGACGCCCAGCGGCGGGGCCGTCGCCGCTGTCGGCGGGGCGATGGGGGCGGCGCTGTGCGAGATGACCTGTGTTCACACCGTTCACGGTGGCGGGTCAGACACGGTGGAACTGTCGGCCGTGCGGGATACCCTGGCGGATAGGCGGGCGCGGTTGCTCGCGCTCGCCGCCGAGGACGCCGCAGCGGTCGACGCAGTCAAGGCCGCGTTCGCGTCGGGCGACGACGCACGGGTTCAGGCGGCGCTGGAGCGGTCGACGACGGTCCCGATGGAGACCGCCGAGGCGTGTCTGGACGTGGTCGAACACACCGTCACCGTGACGGCGGCGGGCACGCCGGTCGCCGTCCCGGACGCGGCCGTCGGGGCGCTGCTCGCGCACGCGGCGCTGGAGGGGTCAGTGTCGACGGTGCGGGCGAACCTCGACGGGCTAGCCGACGAAGCCGTCGTCGGAGAAATGGAGCGGCGAGCAGCCGAAGCGGAAGCGGCCGGCGAGGCGGCACTTAGCGCGGTTCGGGCGAGCGCGGGGGAGTAG